One part of the Vallicoccus soli genome encodes these proteins:
- a CDS encoding sucrase ferredoxin has translation MSPAPPRPPAPRGPRCAAAAVLRGDPLPGTAPPVAGWLLVEQPGPWGRDAVTSSRLDPAVGAALLERARAAGVRVLLVRRPGRSPLARYRRWARVDSRPAHESVRWGRFADDRELLDLPGDAAAGTPSGDPLYLVCAHARHDPCCATQGRPVAAALAEAHPALTWECSHLGGCRFAANLLVLPHGLYYGHASPGRALAAVAAHRDGLLVPEDLRGRSALPAPVQAAQHHARLRLRAAGTPADGVDDLAPLRVAPAGERTWRVSLAGPAGEVALVVRDEPAAAPAPLTCAARTAAAPRRWVLVDA, from the coding sequence GTGAGCCCCGCCCCGCCGCGGCCCCCGGCGCCCCGGGGGCCGCGGTGCGCCGCCGCCGCGGTCCTGCGCGGCGACCCCCTGCCCGGCACCGCGCCACCCGTGGCGGGCTGGCTCCTCGTCGAGCAGCCCGGCCCCTGGGGCCGCGACGCGGTCACGTCCTCGCGCCTCGACCCGGCCGTCGGCGCGGCCCTGCTCGAGCGGGCGCGCGCGGCCGGCGTGCGCGTCCTGCTCGTGCGCCGGCCGGGCCGCAGCCCGCTCGCGCGCTACCGGCGCTGGGCCCGGGTCGACTCCCGGCCCGCCCACGAGTCGGTGCGCTGGGGCCGCTTCGCCGACGACCGCGAGCTGCTCGACCTGCCCGGCGACGCCGCGGCCGGGACCCCGTCCGGGGACCCGCTCTACCTCGTCTGCGCCCACGCCCGGCACGACCCCTGCTGCGCGACGCAGGGCCGGCCGGTGGCGGCCGCCCTCGCCGAGGCCCACCCGGCGCTGACCTGGGAGTGCTCGCACCTCGGCGGCTGCCGCTTCGCCGCGAACCTCCTCGTGCTGCCGCACGGGCTCTACTACGGGCACGCCTCCCCGGGCCGGGCCCTGGCCGCCGTCGCGGCGCACCGCGACGGGCTGCTCGTCCCCGAGGACCTGCGCGGGCGCTCGGCGCTGCCGGCCCCCGTGCAGGCCGCCCAGCACCACGCCCGCCTGCGCCTGCGCGCCGCCGGCACCCCCGCGGACGGGGTCGACGACCTGGCGCCCCTGCGGGTGGCCCCCGCGGGCGAGCGCACCTGGCGCGTCTCCCTCGCCGGTCCCGCGGGCGAGGTGGCCCTCGTGGTGCGCGACGAGCCCGCCGCGGCCCCGGCGCCCCTCACCTGCGCCGCCCGCACCGCCGCCGCCCCCCGTCGCTGGGTGCTCGTCGACGCCTGA
- a CDS encoding cupin domain-containing protein: protein MAVDADEFAASYWARRPLLSTAGQLGGTFTDLLTLDDVDELVSRRGLRTPFLRIAKDGEVVPASRFTGSGGAGATITDQVRDEKVLELFAAGSTLVLQGLHRLWPPLVAFAGQLRTDLGHPVQVNAYVTPPSSQGFSAHYDVHDVFVLQVAGEKHWTIHAPVLADPLPGQPWTDRREEVAAAAQGEPLVDAVLRPGDALYLPRGHLHSAVALGEVSAHLTVGVPATTRRDLVEALLALVDDTPALRASLPLGVDVTDPDDLAGPLQDTVAALVERLRDVDPVAVADRMARRSLQAGRPAPLSPVAHAAALAAVDAGSLVRLRPHLPLAERPGPDEGLVLVLADRRIALPGRVRDAVAALRTGAPWRVGDLPGLDAQEQVELARRLLREAVLVPAGPPGAGAAPA from the coding sequence GTGGCCGTCGACGCCGACGAGTTCGCGGCGTCGTACTGGGCGCGGCGCCCGCTCCTGTCCACCGCCGGCCAGCTCGGCGGGACCTTCACCGACCTGCTCACCCTCGACGACGTCGACGAGCTCGTCTCGCGCCGGGGGCTGCGCACGCCGTTCCTGCGCATCGCCAAGGACGGCGAGGTCGTCCCTGCGTCGCGGTTCACCGGCTCCGGCGGAGCCGGCGCGACCATCACCGACCAGGTCCGCGACGAGAAGGTGCTCGAGCTCTTCGCGGCCGGGTCCACGCTCGTGCTGCAGGGGCTGCACCGGCTCTGGCCGCCGCTCGTCGCGTTCGCCGGGCAGCTGCGCACCGACCTGGGCCACCCGGTCCAGGTGAACGCCTACGTCACCCCGCCCTCGTCGCAGGGCTTCAGCGCCCACTACGACGTGCACGACGTCTTCGTCCTGCAGGTCGCCGGCGAGAAGCACTGGACGATCCACGCGCCCGTCCTGGCGGACCCGCTGCCCGGCCAGCCGTGGACCGACCGCCGCGAGGAGGTCGCGGCCGCCGCGCAGGGCGAGCCGCTCGTCGACGCCGTCCTGCGGCCCGGCGACGCGCTCTACCTGCCGCGCGGGCACCTGCACAGCGCGGTCGCCCTCGGCGAGGTCTCCGCGCACCTCACCGTGGGCGTGCCCGCGACGACCCGGCGCGACCTCGTCGAGGCGCTGCTCGCCCTGGTCGACGACACCCCGGCGCTGCGCGCCTCGCTGCCGCTCGGCGTGGACGTCACCGACCCCGACGACCTCGCCGGGCCGCTGCAGGACACGGTGGCCGCGCTCGTCGAGCGGCTGCGCGACGTCGACCCGGTCGCCGTCGCGGACCGCATGGCCCGCCGGTCGCTGCAGGCCGGGCGCCCGGCGCCGCTCTCGCCCGTGGCCCACGCCGCGGCGCTGGCGGCGGTCGACGCCGGCTCGCTCGTACGGCTCCGCCCGCACCTCCCGCTCGCGGAGCGCCCGGGGCCCGACGAGGGCCTCGTGCTCGTCCTCGCCGACCGGCGCATCGCCCTGCCGGGCCGGGTCCGCGACGCCGTCGCGGCCCTGCGCACGGGTGCGCCCTGGCGCGTGGGCGACCTGCCCGGGCTCGACGCGCAGGAGCAGGTCGAGCTCGCGCGGCGGCTGCTGCGCGAGGCGGTCCTCGTCCCCGCCGGGCCGCCGGGCGCGGGGGCCGCGCCCGCGTGA
- a CDS encoding BatC protein produces the protein MALDDDMTTTPSDGGADGGADSGAEHGPADHGASGQPGEHDGGADGGADGGADGGAEHGPADHGASGQPGEHDGGADGGADGSA, from the coding sequence GTGGCTCTCGACGACGACATGACGACCACCCCGAGCGACGGCGGCGCGGACGGCGGCGCCGACAGCGGCGCCGAGCACGGCCCCGCGGACCACGGCGCGTCGGGCCAGCCCGGCGAGCACGACGGCGGCGCGGACGGCGGCGCGGACGGCGGCGCGGACGGCGGCGCCGAGCACGGCCCGGCCGACCACGGCGCGTCGGGCCAGCCCGGCGAGCACGACGGCGGCGCCGACGGCGGCGCGGACGGTTCGGCCTGA
- a CDS encoding PilZ domain-containing protein yields MSLPQGADGEQAPPAGTVVRVDVASGELLVPVGCVVVSSGGDELVLEPAGRGSATARPGGAVVVRWTAARGLHEVPGVLTAVGQRWRVRPTGPAGLVQRRRYARAAVQAPVAVVPVGGEDRRVVGGWLVDLGEGGVRAHLELDEGLDAGTPVQVHVTLEDEPLALTGRVLRTTDPRGLRAIGTATARLVEVVVAFEEPVDHGASIRRSVLREQARARRSARAGGAR; encoded by the coding sequence GTGAGCCTGCCGCAGGGGGCGGACGGCGAGCAGGCGCCGCCCGCCGGGACCGTCGTGCGCGTCGACGTGGCCAGCGGGGAGCTCCTCGTCCCGGTGGGCTGCGTCGTCGTGTCGAGCGGGGGCGACGAGCTGGTGCTCGAGCCCGCGGGGCGGGGGAGCGCGACCGCGCGCCCCGGCGGCGCGGTCGTCGTGCGCTGGACGGCCGCCCGGGGCCTGCACGAGGTGCCCGGGGTGCTCACCGCCGTGGGCCAGCGCTGGAGGGTGCGCCCCACCGGTCCGGCCGGGCTCGTGCAGCGGCGCCGGTACGCCCGCGCCGCCGTCCAGGCGCCCGTGGCCGTCGTCCCCGTCGGCGGGGAGGACCGCCGCGTCGTCGGCGGCTGGCTCGTCGACCTCGGCGAGGGCGGGGTGCGCGCGCACCTCGAGCTCGACGAGGGCCTCGACGCCGGCACGCCGGTCCAGGTGCACGTCACCCTCGAGGACGAGCCGCTGGCGCTGACCGGGCGGGTCCTGCGCACCACCGACCCGCGCGGCCTGCGCGCCATCGGCACCGCCACCGCCCGGCTCGTCGAGGTGGTCGTCGCCTTCGAGGAGCCGGTCGACCACGGCGCGAGCATCCGCCGCTCGGTCCTGCGCGAGCAGGCCCGGGCGCGCCGCTCCGCCCGGGCCGGGGGTGCGCGGTGA
- a CDS encoding GAF domain-containing sensor histidine kinase, with protein sequence MGSTLRDDGPDEALGLGADLDLRAVLVRLLAAARRASGGATAAVGALAADGAGMQVLVDAGDGPEPRIDLPPLPPGALNLPLRGGAHVVGRLQVAAPDEAARQHLEHLAGAAGPAVENARRHEQAARRLRFLEALAEVQEVLLTAPGRDAVLQLVADRAREVVDAALAAVLLPDEDGLVVEVASLRDGTGAGGPYDAAGSSAAEVLRTGRAALLADTGAEEPALGPVTGAPAGGPGLLLPLPSAAGEGVWGVLAVVLDAGADAASAFPRGAVQQLTTLAGQATLALDRVRAREDRARLAVYEDRERIARDLHDHVIQQVFATGLQVQGVARGLDAEPRARLEEAVDELDAAIASIRGMIHQLGQPDGALAAEVRGLVDRSERLLGWRPALEVRGPLDEGVPARVRPHLVAVLREALSNVARHAGASAAWVRVDVGDRIVAEVRDDGVGPGTSGRRSGLRNLRERAEGLGGSMLVEAVEGGGTRVRWDVPLRG encoded by the coding sequence ATGGGGAGCACGCTGCGTGACGACGGGCCCGACGAGGCGCTGGGGCTGGGAGCCGACCTCGACCTGCGGGCGGTCCTCGTACGCCTCCTCGCCGCCGCGCGGCGGGCGTCGGGCGGCGCGACCGCCGCGGTGGGGGCCCTCGCGGCCGACGGCGCCGGCATGCAGGTGCTCGTCGACGCCGGCGACGGGCCCGAGCCCCGCATCGACCTCCCCCCGCTGCCGCCGGGTGCGCTCAACCTGCCCCTGCGCGGCGGCGCGCACGTGGTCGGCCGGCTCCAGGTGGCGGCCCCCGACGAGGCCGCCCGGCAGCACCTCGAGCACCTCGCCGGCGCGGCCGGGCCGGCCGTGGAGAACGCCCGCCGCCACGAGCAGGCGGCTCGCCGGCTGCGCTTCCTGGAAGCGCTTGCCGAGGTGCAGGAGGTGCTGCTGACCGCCCCGGGCCGCGACGCCGTGCTGCAGCTGGTCGCCGACCGCGCCCGTGAGGTCGTCGACGCGGCGCTGGCCGCCGTCCTCCTGCCCGACGAGGACGGCCTCGTGGTCGAGGTCGCGTCGCTGAGGGACGGGACCGGCGCCGGGGGCCCGTACGACGCCGCCGGGTCGTCCGCCGCCGAGGTGCTGCGGACGGGCCGGGCCGCGCTGCTCGCCGACACGGGCGCCGAGGAGCCGGCGCTGGGACCGGTCACCGGCGCGCCGGCCGGCGGGCCGGGGCTCCTGCTGCCCCTGCCGAGCGCCGCCGGCGAGGGGGTCTGGGGCGTCCTCGCCGTGGTCCTCGACGCGGGGGCGGACGCGGCAAGTGCTTTCCCGCGCGGCGCCGTCCAGCAGCTCACGACCCTCGCCGGCCAGGCGACGCTCGCCCTGGACCGGGTGCGGGCCCGCGAGGACCGCGCGCGGCTGGCGGTCTACGAGGACCGCGAGCGGATCGCGCGCGACCTGCACGACCACGTCATCCAGCAGGTCTTCGCGACCGGGCTGCAGGTGCAGGGCGTGGCGCGGGGGCTCGACGCGGAGCCGCGCGCCCGGCTGGAGGAGGCCGTCGACGAGCTCGACGCCGCCATCGCCTCGATCCGCGGGATGATCCACCAGCTGGGCCAGCCCGACGGCGCGCTCGCGGCGGAGGTGCGCGGGCTCGTCGACCGCTCCGAGCGCCTGCTGGGCTGGCGTCCGGCGCTCGAGGTGCGCGGGCCGCTGGACGAGGGCGTGCCCGCGCGCGTGCGTCCGCACCTCGTCGCGGTCCTCCGCGAGGCGCTGTCCAACGTGGCGCGGCACGCGGGGGCATCGGCGGCGTGGGTGCGCGTCGACGTCGGCGACCGCATCGTCGCCGAGGTGCGCGACGACGGGGTGGGCCCGGGGACGAGCGGGCGCCGCAGCGGGCTGCGCAACCTGCGCGAGCGCGCCGAGGGCCTCGGCGGGTCGATGCTCGTCGAGGCGGTCGAGGGCGGCGGGACGCGCGTGCGGTGGGACGTGCCCCTGCGCGGCTGA
- a CDS encoding response regulator, whose protein sequence is MTTPTPPAPGRPVRVLLLDDHEIVRRGLKDLLQAEPGIRVVAEAGSVAEARGLLPDLDVDVAVLDGRLPDGSGIDVCRDLRSAHPDVRALILTSYDDEDALFAAIMAGASGYLLKQVRGNDLVAAVRAVAEGRSLLDPAVTARVLDRVRGGHPDDRLAGLTERERKVLELVAEGLTNRQIAAELFLAEKTVKNHVSNLLAKLGLERRTQAAVLAATLRTGGTPRR, encoded by the coding sequence GTGACCACGCCCACCCCGCCGGCGCCCGGGCGGCCCGTGCGCGTCCTGCTGCTCGACGACCACGAGATCGTCCGGCGGGGCCTGAAGGACCTGCTGCAGGCCGAGCCCGGCATCCGCGTCGTGGCCGAGGCCGGCAGCGTCGCCGAGGCCCGCGGCCTGCTTCCCGACCTCGACGTCGACGTCGCCGTGCTCGACGGGCGCCTGCCGGACGGCAGCGGCATCGACGTGTGCCGCGACCTGCGCTCGGCCCACCCGGACGTGCGGGCGCTCATCCTCACCTCGTACGACGACGAGGACGCCCTCTTCGCCGCGATCATGGCTGGCGCCTCCGGCTACCTGCTCAAGCAGGTCCGGGGCAACGACCTCGTCGCCGCGGTGCGCGCGGTGGCGGAGGGCCGCTCGCTGCTCGACCCGGCGGTCACCGCCCGGGTCCTCGACCGGGTCCGCGGCGGCCACCCCGACGACCGCCTCGCCGGCCTCACCGAGCGCGAGCGCAAGGTCCTCGAGCTCGTCGCCGAGGGCCTCACCAACCGGCAGATCGCCGCGGAGCTGTTCCTCGCGGAGAAGACGGTCAAGAACCACGTCTCCAACCTCCTCGCGAAGCTCGGCCTCGAGCGCCGCACGCAGGCCGCCGTCCTCGCCGCCACCCTGCGCACCGGCGGCACCCCCCGCCGCTAG
- the flhA gene encoding flagellar biosynthesis protein FlhA — MPAPAAPPAATRLARIGIPLGVVAIVLMLVVPLPTQVLDMLIAANITFALLILLVAMNVKKPLEFSVFPTLLLVATLFRLALNISATRLVLLDGYAGKVIDAFGHFVVGGSLVVGLVIFIILVVIQFLVITKGSERVAEVGARFTLDAMPGKQMAIDADLNAGLIDEATARQRREEVASEADFYGAMDGASKFVKGDAIAAIVITLINLLGGLLIGVVQKGMAPGEAAHTYSLLSVGDGLVSQVPALLISVATGIIVTRSTSKGTMGSDLVSQFGAQRQALRLGGGAVLALCLVPGLPKLPFLAVGGAILLIAQRLPEPGAAEAVEAGEEVPALEGGADTPESLVEQMRVDPVELELAPDLLDLVDPASGGDLLDRVRALRRKVALDLGLVLPLVRTRDNLDLPLSTYAVRLNGVEVARGEAPPGTVLAIGDGIEALPGRATHEPVFGLPGRWVPFELRHQAELSGATVVDRASVLTTHLAEVVRTSASRLLGREDVRMLVEMVKRTHPSVVEELTPSLLSLGEVQRVLASLLEEQVPIRDLVRILEAMSLRARASTDHEGLVEAVRNQLGAAVSAPYVVDGRLSVLTFDPRLEHALLEALRSSETGSYLLLDASAMEAVVGEVARLAAQGEAVGRSPVLVCSPQIRSAVRRLVATSVPRLPVLGYGEIAAGVDIDPIGVVNRAHAPAA, encoded by the coding sequence GTGCCCGCTCCCGCAGCACCCCCGGCCGCGACCCGGCTGGCCCGCATCGGCATCCCGCTGGGTGTCGTCGCGATCGTGCTCATGCTCGTGGTGCCGCTGCCGACGCAGGTCCTGGACATGCTCATCGCGGCCAACATCACCTTCGCCCTGCTCATCCTGCTCGTCGCGATGAACGTCAAGAAGCCGCTGGAGTTCTCGGTCTTCCCGACCCTGCTCCTCGTGGCCACCCTCTTCCGGCTGGCGCTCAACATCAGCGCCACGCGGCTGGTGCTGCTCGACGGCTACGCCGGCAAGGTCATCGACGCGTTCGGGCACTTCGTCGTCGGCGGCTCGCTCGTCGTCGGCCTGGTGATCTTCATCATCCTCGTCGTCATCCAGTTCCTCGTCATCACCAAGGGCTCCGAGCGCGTCGCCGAGGTCGGCGCGCGCTTCACCCTCGACGCGATGCCGGGCAAGCAGATGGCCATCGACGCCGACCTCAACGCCGGGCTCATCGACGAGGCCACGGCCCGCCAGCGCCGCGAGGAGGTCGCCTCCGAGGCCGACTTCTACGGCGCCATGGACGGTGCGTCCAAGTTCGTCAAAGGCGACGCCATCGCGGCGATCGTCATCACCCTCATCAACCTGCTCGGCGGCCTGCTCATCGGCGTCGTGCAGAAGGGCATGGCGCCCGGCGAGGCCGCCCACACGTACAGCCTGCTCTCCGTCGGCGACGGCCTCGTCAGCCAGGTGCCGGCGCTGCTCATCTCGGTCGCGACCGGCATCATCGTCACCCGCTCGACGTCCAAGGGGACGATGGGCAGCGACCTGGTGAGCCAGTTCGGCGCGCAGCGCCAGGCCCTGCGCCTCGGCGGCGGCGCCGTCCTGGCGCTCTGCCTCGTGCCCGGCCTGCCGAAGCTGCCCTTCCTCGCGGTCGGCGGCGCCATCCTGCTCATCGCCCAGCGCCTGCCCGAGCCCGGTGCGGCGGAGGCGGTCGAGGCCGGCGAGGAGGTGCCGGCCCTCGAGGGCGGCGCGGACACCCCGGAGAGCCTCGTCGAGCAGATGCGGGTCGACCCCGTCGAGCTCGAGCTCGCCCCCGACCTGCTCGACCTCGTCGACCCCGCGAGCGGCGGCGACCTGCTCGACCGCGTGCGCGCCCTGCGCCGCAAGGTCGCCCTCGACCTCGGCCTCGTCCTGCCGCTCGTGCGCACCCGCGACAACCTCGACCTGCCGCTGTCGACCTACGCGGTGCGGCTCAACGGCGTCGAGGTCGCCCGCGGCGAGGCGCCCCCCGGGACGGTCCTGGCCATCGGCGACGGCATCGAGGCGCTGCCCGGGCGGGCCACGCACGAGCCCGTCTTCGGCCTGCCCGGCAGGTGGGTGCCCTTCGAGCTGCGCCACCAGGCCGAGCTCTCCGGCGCCACCGTCGTGGACCGGGCCTCGGTGCTCACGACGCACCTCGCCGAGGTCGTGCGCACCAGCGCCTCCCGCCTGCTCGGCCGCGAGGACGTGCGCATGCTCGTCGAGATGGTCAAGCGCACCCACCCCTCGGTCGTCGAGGAGCTCACCCCGTCGCTGCTCTCCCTGGGCGAGGTGCAGCGGGTGCTGGCCTCGCTGCTCGAGGAGCAGGTGCCGATCCGCGACCTCGTGCGCATCCTCGAGGCGATGTCGCTGCGCGCCCGCGCCTCGACCGACCACGAGGGCCTCGTCGAGGCGGTCCGCAACCAGCTCGGCGCGGCCGTGAGCGCCCCGTACGTCGTCGACGGCCGGCTCTCGGTGCTCACCTTCGACCCGCGGCTCGAGCACGCCCTGCTCGAGGCGCTGCGCAGCTCCGAGACGGGCTCGTACCTCCTGCTCGACGCCTCGGCCATGGAGGCCGTCGTCGGCGAGGTCGCCCGGCTCGCCGCCCAGGGCGAGGCCGTGGGCCGCAGCCCCGTCCTCGTCTGCTCCCCCCAGATCCGCTCGGCGGTCCGGCGCCTCGTCGCGACGAGCGTCCCCCGCCTCCCCGTCCTCGGCTACGGCGAGATCGCCGCCGGTGTGGACATCGACCCGATCGGAGTGGTGAACCGTGCCCACGCGCCTGCTGCTTGA